In one Thiohalorhabdus denitrificans genomic region, the following are encoded:
- a CDS encoding YfgM family protein, which translates to MEENLDLEEGRRKEALKEFAHRHRWGLIALAVAVAVGVGAGYGYYRHQNAQLLAASETYGSAVEALRAGREGDARQALGDLIAEYGDTPYAAFGRVYRARLEHRDGQSEQALATLAPLAESGGKPAEVRQVAVEERARIQWDRGNPQAALDTLAALEGEAFLPSYFLLKGDLLAAQGDHEAAARAYREARLRPGSGPLGETIQGRLEQLPGAAGAAGTEEEAG; encoded by the coding sequence TTGGAAGAGAACCTGGATCTCGAGGAAGGGCGTCGCAAGGAGGCCCTCAAGGAGTTCGCCCACCGGCATCGGTGGGGGCTCATCGCCCTGGCCGTCGCCGTGGCCGTGGGGGTCGGTGCCGGGTACGGCTACTACCGGCACCAGAACGCCCAGCTCCTCGCGGCCTCGGAGACCTACGGCTCGGCCGTGGAGGCCCTGCGGGCCGGCCGGGAGGGGGATGCCCGCCAGGCCCTCGGCGACCTGATCGCCGAATACGGGGATACCCCCTACGCCGCTTTCGGTCGGGTGTACCGGGCCCGCCTCGAGCACCGGGACGGCCAGAGCGAACAGGCCCTGGCGACTCTGGCGCCCCTCGCGGAGTCCGGCGGTAAGCCCGCCGAGGTTCGGCAGGTCGCTGTGGAGGAGCGCGCCCGCATCCAGTGGGACCGGGGGAACCCCCAGGCGGCCCTCGACACCCTGGCCGCCCTGGAGGGGGAGGCCTTCCTGCCCAGCTATTTCCTCCTCAAGGGCGACCTGCTGGCCGCGCAGGGTGACCACGAGGCGGCCGCCCGGGCCTATCGCGAGGCCCGCCTGCGACCGGGATCCGGCCCCCTGGGGGAGACCATCCAGGGCCGGCTGGAGCAGCTGCCGGGCGCGGCCGGCGCCGCCGGGACGGAGGAGGAGGCCGGATGA
- the bamB gene encoding outer membrane protein assembly factor BamB — MRAARLFPGLALAFALALAPPTASGQEQEGAAPTGLTPYRSWAMPLFKDWSVRPYAAARMAAADGLAFIGTREGRLYAVDAESGGIRWVRDLGGRVAGGTTLGGDNERVYVGTDEGKVWGLRAEDGETVWRTEVSSEVITAPRVASGMVFLRTADDYLWALRAADGGTRWSYNVEGRSLALRGGARPAYRDGLVFTGFSTGELVALEAGGGRPSWRERIATSTGRTELERMVDVDTAPVVRDGTVYTAAYHGAVVALEADSGQQLWQRKFSVFNDLVVDGESVFITTADSKVLALDRTNGGTLWTQTDLQDAGTLSAPVLTEHAVVVGDAHGRVTWYHRDSGKVLARREVGISAVNSPPLPLEGDDLLVLTDQGTLNRLELR, encoded by the coding sequence ATGAGGGCAGCGCGCCTGTTCCCCGGGCTGGCCCTGGCCTTCGCACTGGCCCTGGCCCCGCCGACCGCATCGGGGCAGGAGCAGGAGGGGGCCGCCCCGACCGGCCTGACGCCCTACCGCTCCTGGGCCATGCCCCTGTTCAAGGACTGGAGCGTACGGCCCTACGCCGCCGCCCGGATGGCCGCGGCGGACGGCCTGGCCTTCATCGGCACCCGGGAGGGGCGCCTGTACGCGGTGGACGCCGAATCGGGCGGGATCCGCTGGGTGCGCGACCTCGGCGGCCGCGTCGCCGGCGGGACCACCCTGGGCGGGGACAACGAACGGGTGTACGTGGGCACCGACGAGGGCAAGGTCTGGGGGCTGCGCGCCGAGGACGGGGAAACCGTGTGGCGGACCGAGGTCTCCTCGGAGGTCATCACGGCCCCCCGGGTGGCCTCGGGGATGGTGTTCCTGCGCACCGCCGACGATTACCTGTGGGCCCTGCGCGCCGCGGACGGCGGCACGCGGTGGTCCTACAACGTGGAGGGCCGCAGCCTCGCCCTGCGCGGCGGGGCCCGCCCCGCCTACCGGGACGGGCTGGTCTTCACCGGCTTCTCCACCGGCGAGCTGGTGGCCCTGGAGGCCGGCGGGGGCCGGCCGAGCTGGCGGGAGCGCATCGCCACCTCCACCGGGCGCACGGAGCTGGAGCGCATGGTGGACGTGGATACGGCCCCGGTGGTGCGGGACGGCACGGTCTACACGGCCGCCTACCACGGCGCCGTGGTGGCCCTGGAGGCCGACAGCGGCCAGCAGCTCTGGCAGCGGAAGTTCTCCGTGTTCAACGACTTGGTGGTGGACGGCGAATCCGTGTTCATTACCACCGCCGATTCCAAGGTCCTGGCCCTGGACCGCACCAACGGCGGCACCCTCTGGACCCAGACGGACCTCCAGGACGCGGGCACGCTGTCGGCGCCGGTGCTGACTGAGCACGCCGTGGTGGTGGGGGACGCCCACGGGCGGGTCACTTGGTACCACCGGGACAGCGGGAAGGTACTCGCCCGGCGGGAGGTGGGCATCAGCGCGGTCAACAGCCCGCCCCTGCCCCTGGAGGGGGACGACCTGCTGGTGCTCACCGACCAGGGGACCCTCAATCGGCTGGAGCTGCGGTAG
- the der gene encoding ribosome biogenesis GTPase Der, with amino-acid sequence MKPIVALVGRPNVGKSTLFNRLTRTRDALVSDTPGVTRDRIYGTCAYGERDFLLVDTGGLETEAEGGIELLAAEQARQAIRDAELVVFLVDGRLGLHPEDAAIAEELRRMQVPVLLVVNKSEDLEPTTVSAEFYALGLGAPLPVSAAANQGMGRLVDLVEERLPPAPEEEEELPGIRIAMVGRPNVGKSTLVNALLGEPRMITYDRPGTTRDAIHTVLERDGQTYTLIDTAGVRRRSRIHETLEKFSTLKAIQAMEAADVVFLLVDAQEGVTDQDARLARLVRDAGRGVVLAVNKWDHLDDQQKKRLRRTLDLKLVTPLYYAPLRYISALYGTGVGHLLETAEAIYGSYTKELSTAELNRVLNEATEAHPPPVRGGFRPKLRYAHQGAKRPPTVVIHGSRPNTLPDNYLRYLERTFQKHFKLEGVPLRLQFRKQESPYKGRARHKEAPKSVRKKKARKARKG; translated from the coding sequence ATGAAACCGATCGTCGCCCTCGTGGGCCGGCCCAACGTCGGCAAGTCCACCCTGTTCAACCGCCTGACCCGCACGCGGGACGCCCTGGTCTCCGACACCCCGGGCGTCACCCGGGACCGGATTTACGGCACCTGCGCCTACGGGGAGCGGGACTTCCTGCTGGTGGACACCGGCGGCCTGGAGACCGAGGCGGAGGGTGGCATCGAACTGCTCGCCGCCGAGCAGGCCCGGCAGGCCATCCGGGACGCCGAGCTGGTGGTCTTCCTGGTGGACGGACGCCTTGGCCTGCATCCCGAGGACGCGGCCATCGCCGAGGAGCTGCGCCGGATGCAGGTGCCGGTGCTGCTGGTGGTGAACAAGAGCGAGGACCTGGAGCCCACTACCGTGAGCGCGGAGTTCTACGCCCTCGGCCTCGGCGCCCCTCTGCCCGTGTCCGCCGCCGCCAACCAGGGCATGGGGCGCCTCGTGGACCTGGTGGAGGAGCGCCTGCCCCCCGCTCCCGAGGAGGAAGAGGAGCTCCCCGGCATCCGCATCGCCATGGTTGGGCGTCCCAACGTGGGCAAGTCCACCCTGGTCAACGCGCTGCTCGGCGAGCCGCGCATGATCACCTACGACCGCCCCGGAACCACCCGCGACGCCATCCACACGGTGCTGGAGCGCGACGGCCAGACCTACACCCTGATCGACACCGCCGGGGTGCGACGCCGCTCGCGCATCCACGAGACGCTGGAGAAGTTCTCCACCCTCAAGGCCATCCAGGCCATGGAGGCCGCCGACGTGGTCTTCCTGTTGGTGGATGCCCAGGAGGGCGTCACCGACCAGGACGCCCGCCTGGCGCGGCTGGTGCGCGACGCCGGGCGGGGCGTGGTGCTGGCGGTGAACAAATGGGACCACCTGGACGACCAGCAGAAGAAGCGCCTGCGCCGCACCCTGGACCTGAAGCTGGTGACCCCGCTGTACTACGCCCCCCTGCGCTACATCTCCGCCCTCTACGGCACCGGCGTGGGCCATCTCCTGGAGACGGCGGAGGCCATCTACGGCTCCTACACCAAGGAGCTGTCCACCGCCGAGCTGAACCGGGTTCTCAATGAGGCCACCGAGGCCCATCCACCGCCCGTGCGCGGCGGCTTCCGCCCCAAGCTGCGCTACGCCCACCAGGGCGCCAAGCGCCCCCCCACCGTGGTCATCCACGGTTCCCGCCCCAACACCCTGCCCGACAACTACCTCCGCTATCTGGAGCGCACCTTCCAGAAGCACTTCAAGCTGGAGGGCGTCCCTCTGCGCCTGCAGTTCCGCAAGCAGGAGAGCCCCTACAAGGGTCGGGCGCGCCACAAGGAGGCGCCCAAATCCGTTCGGAAGAAGAAGGCCCGGAAGGCCCGGAAGGGCTGA
- the xseA gene encoding exodeoxyribonuclease VII large subunit, with the protein MDAPQHGAETASDRPVYTVTRLNHEARGLLEANFPLLWVEGELSNVARPASGHMYFTLKDEQAQVRCAMFKGKNRLLRFRPEDGMHVLVRAQISLYAPRGDFQLIVEHMEEAGEGALQRAFEELKRKLSAEGLFADELKRPLPALPRRVGVITSASGAAVRDVLTTLRRRFPALPVVVYPVPVQGQAAAPAIVEAFDTANRRAECDVLILARGGGSLEDLWSFNEPEVARAIRASAIPVVVGVGHEVDYTIADLAADLRAPTPTAAAERVSPDRAALLRGLGTERERLTRALERRLRDRAQGLDHLRRRLIHPGRRLRDLHERNRAGRQRLARALARRQRERRRDLKALVARLHRAGPARRLPRDREQADDLRQRLIRATTHTALPARRQRLQSLARELEAVSPLGTLARGYAVARRDGQILRRAEETETGDTVNVQLGEGSLDCRVEERHLNGSPDTEG; encoded by the coding sequence ATGGACGCACCCCAGCACGGCGCCGAGACCGCGTCGGACCGCCCCGTCTACACCGTCACCCGCCTCAACCACGAGGCCCGGGGCCTGCTGGAGGCGAACTTCCCCCTGCTGTGGGTGGAGGGCGAGCTCTCCAACGTGGCCCGCCCGGCCAGCGGCCACATGTACTTCACCCTCAAGGACGAGCAGGCGCAGGTACGCTGCGCCATGTTCAAGGGCAAGAACCGCCTGCTGCGGTTCCGGCCCGAGGACGGCATGCACGTGCTGGTGCGGGCGCAGATCAGCCTCTACGCCCCGCGCGGCGACTTCCAGCTCATCGTCGAACACATGGAGGAGGCCGGCGAGGGGGCCCTACAGCGCGCCTTCGAAGAGCTCAAGCGCAAGCTGTCCGCCGAGGGCCTGTTCGCCGACGAGCTCAAGCGGCCCCTGCCCGCCCTGCCGCGCCGGGTGGGCGTGATCACCTCCGCCAGCGGCGCGGCGGTCCGCGACGTACTCACCACCCTGCGGCGCCGCTTCCCCGCCCTGCCGGTAGTGGTCTACCCCGTCCCGGTGCAGGGTCAGGCGGCCGCCCCGGCCATTGTGGAGGCCTTCGACACCGCCAACCGGCGCGCCGAGTGCGACGTGCTGATCCTCGCCCGCGGCGGCGGCAGCCTGGAGGACCTGTGGTCCTTCAACGAGCCGGAGGTGGCCCGGGCCATCCGCGCCAGCGCCATCCCGGTGGTGGTGGGCGTGGGCCACGAGGTGGACTACACCATCGCCGACCTCGCCGCCGACCTGCGCGCCCCCACCCCCACCGCCGCCGCCGAGCGGGTCTCGCCGGACCGCGCGGCCCTGCTGCGGGGGCTGGGCACCGAGCGGGAGCGCCTCACCCGCGCCCTGGAGCGCCGCCTGCGCGACCGCGCCCAGGGCCTCGACCACCTGCGCCGGCGCTTGATCCACCCGGGCCGCCGCCTGCGCGACCTGCACGAGCGCAACCGCGCCGGCCGCCAGCGGCTGGCCCGGGCCCTGGCCCGCCGCCAGCGGGAGCGCCGTCGCGACCTGAAGGCCCTGGTCGCCCGCCTCCACCGCGCCGGTCCGGCCCGCCGCCTGCCCCGCGACCGCGAGCAGGCGGACGACCTCCGCCAGCGCCTGATCCGGGCCACCACCCACACCGCCTTGCCCGCCCGCCGCCAGCGCCTGCAGTCCCTGGCCCGCGAGCTGGAGGCCGTAAGCCCCCTGGGCACCCTGGCCCGCGGCTACGCCGTGGCGCGCAGGGACGGACAGATCCTGCGCCGGGCGGAGGAGACGGAGACCGGCGACACGGTCAACGTCCAGCTCGGCGAGGGCAGCCTGGATTGCCGGGTGGAGGAGCGCCACCTGAACGGGAGCCCGGACACGGAGGGATGA
- the guaB gene encoding IMP dehydrogenase produces MRLRDDTALTFDDVLLLPAYSEVLPRDVDLRSSVTREIRLNLPLVSAAMDTVTEGRAAIAIAQEGGIGIIHRNMTAAEQGAEVHKVKKYESGVIKDPITIAPDVPLHEAVQVMREHRVSGIPVTQGDRLVGILTNRDLRFEGGLDRPVSELMTGGEELVTVQEGTTLEEAKRLLHEHRIEKLLVVNGEFHLRGMITVKDIEKSTEHPLAAKDDQGRLRAGAAVGTSPETGERVEALVSAGVDLIVVDTAHGHSSKVMEWVSWVKKQYPQVQVVAGNIATGDAARALVEAGADGVKVGIGPGSICTTRVVAGVGVPQITAISEVAKALEGTDVPMIADGGIRFSGDVAKAVAAGAHTVMVGSLLAGTEESPGEVELYQGRSYKTYRGMGSIGAMQAGSKDRYFQGEVEDANKLVPEGVEGRVPYKGPMVNVLRQLVGGLRSSMGYTGCADIQEMRTKPEFIQITGAGFREGHVHDVTITKESPNYHTD; encoded by the coding sequence ATGCGGCTCCGCGACGATACCGCCCTGACCTTTGACGACGTCCTGCTTCTGCCCGCCTACTCCGAAGTCCTGCCCCGCGACGTGGACCTGCGCTCCTCGGTGACCCGCGAGATCCGGCTCAACCTGCCCTTGGTCTCCGCGGCCATGGACACGGTTACCGAGGGGCGGGCGGCCATCGCCATCGCCCAGGAGGGCGGCATCGGCATCATCCATCGCAACATGACCGCCGCCGAGCAGGGCGCCGAGGTCCACAAGGTCAAGAAGTACGAAAGCGGGGTGATCAAGGATCCCATCACCATCGCGCCCGATGTGCCGCTCCACGAGGCGGTTCAAGTTATGCGCGAGCACCGGGTCTCCGGCATCCCGGTGACCCAGGGCGACCGCCTGGTGGGGATCCTCACCAACCGCGACCTGCGCTTCGAAGGCGGCCTGGACCGCCCGGTCTCCGAGCTGATGACCGGCGGCGAGGAGCTGGTGACCGTGCAGGAGGGCACCACCCTGGAGGAGGCCAAGCGCCTGCTCCACGAGCACCGCATCGAGAAGCTGCTGGTGGTCAACGGCGAGTTCCACCTGCGCGGCATGATCACCGTGAAGGACATCGAGAAGTCCACCGAGCACCCCCTGGCGGCCAAGGACGACCAGGGCCGCCTCCGCGCCGGCGCGGCGGTGGGCACGTCGCCCGAGACCGGCGAGCGGGTGGAGGCCCTGGTCTCCGCCGGGGTGGACCTGATCGTGGTGGACACCGCCCACGGCCATTCCAGCAAGGTCATGGAATGGGTCTCCTGGGTGAAGAAGCAGTATCCCCAGGTGCAGGTGGTAGCGGGCAACATCGCCACCGGCGACGCCGCCCGCGCCCTGGTGGAGGCCGGCGCCGACGGCGTCAAGGTGGGCATTGGCCCAGGCTCCATCTGCACCACCCGTGTGGTGGCGGGGGTGGGCGTCCCGCAGATCACCGCCATCTCCGAGGTGGCCAAGGCCCTGGAGGGCACCGACGTGCCCATGATCGCCGACGGCGGCATCCGCTTCTCCGGCGACGTGGCCAAGGCCGTCGCCGCCGGCGCCCATACCGTCATGGTGGGCAGCCTGCTGGCCGGCACCGAGGAGTCCCCCGGCGAGGTGGAGCTGTACCAGGGCCGCTCCTACAAGACCTACCGCGGCATGGGCTCCATCGGCGCCATGCAGGCGGGCTCCAAGGACCGCTACTTCCAGGGCGAGGTGGAGGACGCCAACAAGCTGGTTCCCGAGGGCGTGGAGGGCCGGGTGCCCTACAAGGGCCCCATGGTCAACGTCCTGCGCCAGCTGGTGGGCGGCCTGCGCTCCTCCATGGGCTACACCGGCTGCGCGGACATCCAGGAGATGCGGACCAAGCCGGAGTTCATCCAGATCACCGGCGCCGGCTTCCGGGAGGGCCACGTCCACGACGTGACCATCACCAAGGAATCGCCCAACTACCATACGGATTGA
- the guaA gene encoding glutamine-hydrolyzing GMP synthase — translation MTETTDTLHQERILVLDFGSQYTQLIARRVRESRVYCEIHPFNEGLEAVRAFAPAGIILSGGPESVLDSDSPMVDAGIFELGVPVLGICYGMQLMTHLLGGRVEEAAEREYGRALLHVDEAMGPLSGFAPGEDTEVWMSHGDRIVQLPAGFRSIGHTDNSPYAAIGNPERDLYALQFHPEVVHTPRGAEVLEGFVRGVCGCHGQWTMGSFIELEAERIREQVGAGKVISALSGGVDSAVASVLIHRAIGDQLTCIFVNNGLLRKGEAERVQRVFREWYEIPLHYVDASDRFLDRLEGVEDPEEKRKIIGNTFIEVFEEEQAKLGGADFLAQGTLYPDVIESVSPKGGPSATIKSHHNVGGLPERMQLELVEPLRELFKDEVRELGRELGMPEEMVNRQPFPGPGLAIRCLGAVERDKLAPLREADAIVLEEVKEAGLYERIWQSFAVLLPVKSVGVMGDQRTYENAVCLRAVESTDGMTADWVQLPYELLGRIANRIINEVPGINRVVYDVSSKPPGTIEWE, via the coding sequence ATGACCGAGACCACCGACACCCTCCACCAGGAACGCATCCTCGTCCTGGACTTCGGCAGCCAGTACACCCAGCTCATCGCCCGCCGGGTGCGCGAGAGTCGGGTCTACTGCGAGATCCATCCTTTCAACGAGGGCCTCGAGGCCGTCCGCGCCTTCGCCCCCGCGGGGATCATCCTCTCCGGCGGGCCGGAGTCCGTTCTGGATTCCGACTCCCCCATGGTGGACGCCGGGATCTTCGAGCTGGGCGTGCCGGTGCTGGGGATCTGCTACGGCATGCAGCTCATGACCCACCTGCTGGGCGGCCGGGTGGAGGAGGCCGCCGAGCGCGAGTACGGCCGGGCCCTGCTGCACGTGGACGAGGCCATGGGGCCCCTCTCCGGCTTCGCGCCCGGGGAGGACACCGAGGTGTGGATGAGCCACGGCGACCGGATCGTGCAGCTGCCGGCGGGCTTCCGCAGCATCGGCCACACGGACAACTCGCCCTACGCCGCCATCGGCAATCCGGAGCGCGACCTGTACGCCCTGCAGTTCCACCCCGAGGTGGTGCACACCCCGCGCGGGGCGGAGGTGCTGGAGGGCTTCGTGCGCGGCGTGTGCGGCTGCCACGGCCAGTGGACCATGGGCTCCTTCATCGAGCTGGAGGCGGAGCGCATCCGGGAGCAGGTGGGGGCGGGCAAGGTGATCTCCGCCCTGTCCGGCGGTGTGGACTCGGCGGTGGCCTCGGTGCTCATCCATCGCGCCATCGGCGACCAGCTCACCTGCATCTTCGTCAACAACGGTCTGCTGCGGAAGGGCGAGGCGGAGCGGGTGCAGCGGGTGTTCCGCGAGTGGTACGAGATCCCGCTGCACTACGTGGACGCCTCCGACCGTTTCCTTGACCGCCTGGAGGGCGTCGAGGATCCGGAGGAGAAGCGCAAGATCATCGGCAACACCTTCATCGAGGTGTTCGAGGAGGAGCAGGCCAAGCTCGGCGGCGCCGACTTCCTCGCCCAGGGCACCCTGTATCCGGACGTGATCGAGTCCGTCTCCCCCAAGGGCGGGCCCAGCGCCACCATCAAGTCCCACCACAACGTGGGCGGTCTGCCGGAGCGCATGCAGCTGGAGCTGGTGGAGCCGCTGCGCGAGCTGTTCAAGGACGAGGTCCGCGAGCTGGGCCGCGAGCTCGGCATGCCGGAGGAGATGGTCAACCGCCAGCCCTTCCCGGGGCCGGGCCTGGCCATCCGCTGCCTGGGCGCCGTGGAGCGGGACAAGCTGGCGCCCCTGCGCGAGGCCGACGCCATCGTCCTGGAGGAGGTGAAGGAGGCCGGCCTCTACGAGCGCATCTGGCAGAGCTTCGCCGTGCTGCTTCCGGTGAAGAGCGTGGGAGTGATGGGCGACCAGCGTACCTACGAGAACGCCGTGTGCCTGCGGGCGGTGGAGTCCACCGACGGCATGACCGCGGACTGGGTGCAGCTGCCCTACGAGCTGCTCGGTCGCATCGCCAACCGCATCATCAACGAGGTGCCCGGCATCAACCGGGTGGTCTACGACGTCTCGTCCAAGCCGCCGGGGACCATCGAGTGGGAGTGA
- the hspQ gene encoding heat shock protein HspQ translates to MIGQAAKFSLGQIVWNQGTQYRGVIVDVDPEFQGAEDWLEGLEDTEPQRHQPWYSLLVDDTEQMAYVPEQSLVHDNSEVPVNNPAMDYFVGEMENGRYTVQQTLN, encoded by the coding sequence ATGATCGGGCAAGCAGCCAAGTTCTCCCTCGGCCAGATCGTCTGGAACCAGGGCACGCAATACCGGGGCGTCATCGTCGATGTGGACCCGGAATTCCAGGGCGCGGAGGATTGGCTGGAAGGCCTGGAGGACACCGAGCCCCAGCGCCACCAGCCCTGGTACAGCCTGTTGGTGGACGATACCGAGCAGATGGCCTACGTGCCGGAACAGAGCCTGGTCCACGACAACTCCGAGGTCCCGGTGAATAACCCGGCCATGGATTACTTCGTCGGCGAGATGGAGAACGGACGCTACACCGTGCAGCAGACCCTGAACTAG